The Antedon mediterranea chromosome 7, ecAntMedi1.1, whole genome shotgun sequence genome has a segment encoding these proteins:
- the LOC140054741 gene encoding RUN domain-containing protein 1-like isoform X1: MMTDEGIMTDDSVEDQLSDNPPMERWAPLGAVASPAVSITEEYPVAMQDQLEHLEKEQEQLNSSLLALTTHFAQVQFRLKQIVHAPVDEKELLLKDLEQFAFKGCPDVRGCTSQDAQMLEDMSEKEHELKMLQQREKQMELISQLKKQLDDLEEFAYEEGSGEIPQRKLMDKQGVIIDQLKDKLELPIEDLDNLSLDDLRKMVDQAVGRIVNPAKVKEQVIGQLKQQIGDLERFISFLQGEVETPGPMGDQACTCKLQQRGNHLLPQDEIASDGTSETPCCTHPPSPGTSGMNGTKEKERQKITDSNISAAKKMLRVLQYLAIHQLGCGTDKMKERLPKKERNVDYYDMLKKLDRAVNHVIELVNKHKEDPPEDIDYSSDASDSPITSRSLDEITVTVRKELAPVLRDLFEHGLMKHTTSQALMTPITTCLMPQMAPAPKRIHIWDVFMRYYEIKHGRQYTSSPARKLSQAFDLDIIGGTAITSKQTLLAAVDFIHSSHSPLKRSADSQFKAFVCQALNEGKLTNWCRLLCRTTSIIDHYYYSWSYIVKTNFDGALQLLDKLSEYDFNLPVDLAVRHFTNIRDAF, translated from the exons ATGATGACAGACGAAGGGATCATGACAGACGATTCAGTAGAAGATCAGCTGAGTGACAATCCACCTATGGAACGCTGGGCGCCACTGGGTGCTGTTGCCAGTCCAGCAGTATCAATCACGGAGGAATA CCCAGTTGCGATGCAAGATCAGTTAGAACATCTTGAAAAAGAACAAGAACAATTAAACTCATCATTATTAGCACTAACAACTCATTTTGCTCAAGTTCAGTTCAGACTGAAACAAATCGTACACGCTCCTGTTGACGAGAAagag ttGCTTCTCAAAGATTTAGAGCAGTTTGCCTTCAAGGGTTGTCCCGATGTTAGAGGATGTACTTCACAAGATGCTCAAATGCTTGAAGATATg AGTGAAAAAGAACATGAACTGAAGATGCTACAACAGCGTGAAAAACAAATGGAATTAATTAgccaattaaaaaaacaacttgACGACCTAGAAGAATTTGCATATGAG gaGGGCTCAGGTGAAATTCCCCAGAGGAAATTAATGGACAAACAAGGTGTTATTATTGACCAGCTTAAAGATAAATTAGAACTGCCGATTGAAGATTTGGACAATCTTAGTTTGGATGATCTGCGAAAAATGGTTGATCAAGCTGTAGGCAGA aTAGTAAATCCTGCGAAGGTTAAGGAACAAGTAATTGGCCAATTAAAGCAGCAAATTGGTGACTTAGAGAGGTTTATTTCATTCTTACAAGGAGAGGTTGAAACACCGGGACCAATGGGAGACCAGGCATGCACCTGTAAACTACAACAAAGGGGAAAC CACCTGTTACCACAAGATGAAATTGCATCAGATGGCACTTCAGAGACCCCATGTTGTACCCATCCACCATCTCCTGGAACTAGTGGAATGAACGGAACGAAAGAAAAAGAGCGGCAG AAAATAACTGACTCAAATATATCTGCGGCCAAGAAAATGCTTCGAGTTCTGCAATATCTTGCAATTCATCAATTAGGGTGTGGCACTGATAAAATGAAAGAACGATTACCAAAGAAAGAAAGGAATGTTGACTATTA TGACATGTTAAAGAAGCTTGACAGGGCTGTAAACCATGTAATAGAGTTGGTAAATAAACATAAGGAAGATCCACCAGAAGACATTGACTACAGCAGTGATGCCTCAGAT AGTCCAATTACGAGTAGAAGTCTAGATGAGATTACAGTTACAGTACGCAAAGAACTAGCCCCGGTCCTCAGAGATTTATTTGAGCATGGTCTAATGAAACATACCACCAGTCAAGCCCTTATGACCCCAATCACAACCTGTCTAATGCCTCAAATGGCTCCTGCTCCAAAAAGGATACACATTTGGGATGTCTTCATGAGGTACTATGAAATAAAA CATGGTAGACAATACACAAGTTCTCCCGCAAGAAAGCTGTCGCAAGCATTCGATCTGGACATAATTGGTGGTACTGCTATCACATCTAAACAAACCCTCCTAGCTGCAGTAGACTTCATACACTCTAGTCACAGCCCTTTGAAAAGAAGTGCTGACTCGCAGTTCAAAGCATTTGTATGCCAAGCATTAAA TGAAGGAAAACTCACTAATTGGTGCAGATTGCTATGTCGAACAACTTCTATCATagaccattattattattcttggaGTTACATTGTGAAAACAA aTTTTGATGGAGCTCTTCAACTTTTGGATAAATTAAGTGAATATGATTTTAATCTTCCAGTGGATTTAGCTGTGAGACATTTTACAAACATTCGCGATGCCTTCTAA
- the LOC140054741 gene encoding RUN domain-containing protein 1-like isoform X2, which yields MYCTLCQSRKTRPDTPPPNGLVSPVAMQDQLEHLEKEQEQLNSSLLALTTHFAQVQFRLKQIVHAPVDEKELLLKDLEQFAFKGCPDVRGCTSQDAQMLEDMSEKEHELKMLQQREKQMELISQLKKQLDDLEEFAYEEGSGEIPQRKLMDKQGVIIDQLKDKLELPIEDLDNLSLDDLRKMVDQAVGRIVNPAKVKEQVIGQLKQQIGDLERFISFLQGEVETPGPMGDQACTCKLQQRGNHLLPQDEIASDGTSETPCCTHPPSPGTSGMNGTKEKERQKITDSNISAAKKMLRVLQYLAIHQLGCGTDKMKERLPKKERNVDYYDMLKKLDRAVNHVIELVNKHKEDPPEDIDYSSDASDSPITSRSLDEITVTVRKELAPVLRDLFEHGLMKHTTSQALMTPITTCLMPQMAPAPKRIHIWDVFMRYYEIKHGRQYTSSPARKLSQAFDLDIIGGTAITSKQTLLAAVDFIHSSHSPLKRSADSQFKAFVCQALNEGKLTNWCRLLCRTTSIIDHYYYSWSYIVKTNFDGALQLLDKLSEYDFNLPVDLAVRHFTNIRDAF from the exons ATGTATTGCACACTTTGTCAAAGCAGAAAAACCCGGCCAGATACACCACCGCCAAACGGGCTAGTAAG CCCAGTTGCGATGCAAGATCAGTTAGAACATCTTGAAAAAGAACAAGAACAATTAAACTCATCATTATTAGCACTAACAACTCATTTTGCTCAAGTTCAGTTCAGACTGAAACAAATCGTACACGCTCCTGTTGACGAGAAagag ttGCTTCTCAAAGATTTAGAGCAGTTTGCCTTCAAGGGTTGTCCCGATGTTAGAGGATGTACTTCACAAGATGCTCAAATGCTTGAAGATATg AGTGAAAAAGAACATGAACTGAAGATGCTACAACAGCGTGAAAAACAAATGGAATTAATTAgccaattaaaaaaacaacttgACGACCTAGAAGAATTTGCATATGAG gaGGGCTCAGGTGAAATTCCCCAGAGGAAATTAATGGACAAACAAGGTGTTATTATTGACCAGCTTAAAGATAAATTAGAACTGCCGATTGAAGATTTGGACAATCTTAGTTTGGATGATCTGCGAAAAATGGTTGATCAAGCTGTAGGCAGA aTAGTAAATCCTGCGAAGGTTAAGGAACAAGTAATTGGCCAATTAAAGCAGCAAATTGGTGACTTAGAGAGGTTTATTTCATTCTTACAAGGAGAGGTTGAAACACCGGGACCAATGGGAGACCAGGCATGCACCTGTAAACTACAACAAAGGGGAAAC CACCTGTTACCACAAGATGAAATTGCATCAGATGGCACTTCAGAGACCCCATGTTGTACCCATCCACCATCTCCTGGAACTAGTGGAATGAACGGAACGAAAGAAAAAGAGCGGCAG AAAATAACTGACTCAAATATATCTGCGGCCAAGAAAATGCTTCGAGTTCTGCAATATCTTGCAATTCATCAATTAGGGTGTGGCACTGATAAAATGAAAGAACGATTACCAAAGAAAGAAAGGAATGTTGACTATTA TGACATGTTAAAGAAGCTTGACAGGGCTGTAAACCATGTAATAGAGTTGGTAAATAAACATAAGGAAGATCCACCAGAAGACATTGACTACAGCAGTGATGCCTCAGAT AGTCCAATTACGAGTAGAAGTCTAGATGAGATTACAGTTACAGTACGCAAAGAACTAGCCCCGGTCCTCAGAGATTTATTTGAGCATGGTCTAATGAAACATACCACCAGTCAAGCCCTTATGACCCCAATCACAACCTGTCTAATGCCTCAAATGGCTCCTGCTCCAAAAAGGATACACATTTGGGATGTCTTCATGAGGTACTATGAAATAAAA CATGGTAGACAATACACAAGTTCTCCCGCAAGAAAGCTGTCGCAAGCATTCGATCTGGACATAATTGGTGGTACTGCTATCACATCTAAACAAACCCTCCTAGCTGCAGTAGACTTCATACACTCTAGTCACAGCCCTTTGAAAAGAAGTGCTGACTCGCAGTTCAAAGCATTTGTATGCCAAGCATTAAA TGAAGGAAAACTCACTAATTGGTGCAGATTGCTATGTCGAACAACTTCTATCATagaccattattattattcttggaGTTACATTGTGAAAACAA aTTTTGATGGAGCTCTTCAACTTTTGGATAAATTAAGTGAATATGATTTTAATCTTCCAGTGGATTTAGCTGTGAGACATTTTACAAACATTCGCGATGCCTTCTAA